Genomic window (Lewinellaceae bacterium):
TGAGACAAATCAAGATGAAAAAACCCATTTTTTGGTTGTGTGCCAGCGTCTAATCTAACGTAGCACCCTGCTGAATATGGGTAGACTTCAATTACTTTTCCTTTTGCTGATACGGACATAATGTTTAGTTTGAGATGTTAAAAAATCAATGCCAGGAAAGAAAAAAGCTCCTTTGGAGACTATCCCGACATCATTGTACTGAGTATTGGCTCAAGCCATTTCTTTGAAGATTGATTTGTATCATTCGGATTTTTCTGGAGAGGAGGATTTACAAAAAAATCTTTTTTAACATATGGTTCATGTTCGTCTAAATCGGTTTCCCTTCGATAGTAATCAAATACGTGATTGCTGACAGGTAAATAATACGGGACATAATGAAATTTAAGATTAGCAAGAACCAGGGGGATTAGCGAATTATTCAGGTTGGGCGTCAACCCAATAATATTTGCGACGGGATCTTTCTTGTTAACACAGTCAACATATTTGTTTACTAACGAATCAATTCTTATTCGGATCTGTTGAGGGATGACCACCCCTGTATGGCAAACCCGAACACATTCCCTCAAATATTCAATACTATTCGTTTCTAAAATTGTGAGTGCTAAAATAGCATTAAACGTTATTAAAGTACCTTGACTACTTCCCACAATGCCAAGAGGCAAGTTCCTTTCCTTTGCAACAGTGAATACAGCTATAGAACTGATGGTCGCAGGATTTAATATTGGCCCGGTTATTTTCCCTGTTGCGGCTCCAATTCCCCATGTGTAATCAGCGACACATTCAGGAAGGTCTCCTACTATTCCGATTCTATCATCAATTATTTTTTTAGTGGCATTATGAATTAGCTTTACAGAATGCCCACTAAAATACTTTTGGACATGGTCTCTGTTCTTTTCGGCAGCAGTATAGTCATTCCCAACTCCATTTACATAAATTACATTTTCCTCTATGTGTTTTCCCCTAGGCAAAACATCCAATTTTTTGAGCATGGGAGGCAAATCCGGATTTTCCTGAACTGATTTTTCAATATTTTTCAAATGCTCAACGGACTGTTCTACCCGGGGTTTAGTAAGTTTGATAAAGTCTGATTTTTTCATATTCTTTTGTTTTAAACTTTTATTTCAGTTTGAATTTGTCGATTTGATCACCTGAGTAGATGTACAAAAACGATTTAATAGTCAAACGATCTGGCCATCAATCAAAGGCCCTGTTTTATGATCCTCACCCTAAAAAATCCCTGCCGGCTGTTGCCAATCTCCAAAATATATATCCCTTCAGGCAAATGCGATAAGTCCAGCTGATGGTGCTGAGAACCGCCCTCTAGTACTCCTTCGGCCATCGTCCTTCCCCAGAGGCCGATCACCCGAAATCGGGCCTCTCCTAAAGCCGGGCCGGGCCGCTCGATGGTAAGATGGCCAGTTGTAGGGTTAGGATATACATGGACCCCACCGAATTCCATTAACTCAGGCGCGCTGCTGATCACCAGGCTGTCGGACAGGATACAGGCCGCCCCATCATTGGTTTCCAGAACCACTCCGGTGGATTGCAGCAGGCCGGAACTCATCAGAAAGGGGTTCACCTTAAACAGTTCTCCGCTGCCGTTGCAGAAAAAATACAAACCCCCATTTCCATCGGCGAAGGAAGCGCCGTATCCCTTGGGTGCCCCGTTGGCATCGGCACAGGGGATGGCGGGCGTAAGCGCCCCCATGTTGGAGACAGCTCCGTTGTTTTCATCGAAAGAATACAAGTTTCCACTTTCATCCAGCCCGTAGAATAGGCCTCCGGAATAGCTGAAATCGCTCACCGGGAAAGAGGCCGGGCTGCTGGTTATGGGAATGGGTACCGCGGTTAAGGAGGAAGCGGACACATCAATTTTATAAACGGTGCTGATGCTCGACCGGGTGACCAGCAGTTCGCCATTGGCGTTAAAGGCGCCGGCGAAGTAGCTTAGCGTGCCATTTCCCAGCACCGGCAGGTTATTTACAGCGCCCAGATCGTGGAATACCCCATCGGCGCCTACCTTGACCAAATGGTTGGTGTTGGCCTTGATGCCATATATGTAGTTATCCAGGATGTTGTACCCTATGGCATTGATTTCATAGGGGTTGACGTGGATGGTACTATAACTCGACGTACCGGGAATGTATTCCACAAATTCATTGCCGTACAATACCTGATAAAATACACTGTTGTCCAGGCAGGGGATCCGCTCCGGGAAGATCAGGCCGCCCGACAAGGCGCAGGCCGCCCCGTCGTTGGTTTCCAAAACCAATCCGGTGGATTGCAGCAGGTTGGAACTCATGAGCAAGGGGTTCACCTTAAACAGTTCTCCGCTGCCGTTGCAGAAAAAATACAAACCCCCGTTTCCATCGGCGAAGGAAGCGCCGTATCCCTTGGGTGTTCCGTTGGCGTCGGCGCAGGGGATGGCCGGCGTCAATGCCCCCAGATTAGAGACAAATCCGTTGTTCTCATCGAATGAATACAGGCTTCCGCTTTCATCCAGCCCGTAGGACAGGCCTCCGAAAAAGCTGAAATCGCTTACCGGGAAAGAGGCCGGGGTACTGGCAATGGGGATGGGTACTGCGGTTGGGGATGAAGCGGATACATCAATTTTGTAAATGGTGCTGATGCTCGACCGGGTGACCAGCAGCTCGCCGTTGGCGTTGAAGTCGCCCGCAAAGTAGCTTAGGGTGCCATTGCCCAGCACCGGCAGGTTGTTTACCGCGCCCAGGTCGTGAAATACCCCATCTGCCCCCACCCTGACCAGATGGTTGGTGTTGGCTTTAATGCCGTATATGTAGTTGTCAAGTGTGTTGTACCCTATAGCATTGATCTCATAGGGATTCACATAAATGGTATGGTGCGTCAATAAAAGAGGGTCGTATTCTACAAATTCATTGCCGTACAATACCTGGTAAAATACGCTGGTATCCAGGCAGGGAATAGGTTCGGTGATCGTCAGGCTATCGGATAAGGCACAGGCGGCCCCATCGTTATTGGCCAGTGTGCCGTTGATCACACTAAGGCTGGAAGCGTGGGGCGTGCCTAAATCTGCATCTTCGATCTTGATCAATTCGGTTTGATTGCTTCCATTATTGTTGCAGAAAAAATAGAGGTTGCCATTGATGTCGGAAAAAGAGGCGCCGTAGCCGACACAGCTGCTGATAGTGTACCCCGTTGGAGACAAAGGAGTAATGGCCCCGCCGAAAACATCAAACCTGTTCAGTATGCCTGCGGGAGTGAGCCCATAAAAATATCCGTCAACGGGGTTGTAGCTAAAATCTGCGCAGCCGGCCAGGCCATTCATCTGGTAGGAAGTTACGATAGTGCTGGCCAATTGGTCAACATCAATCATATATATAACATCGAGGTCGCTCCGGGTGACATAGAGGTTGCCCGACAGGTCGAAGTCTCCGGTATGGAAGGGCCCTTCGGGCAATCCGTTAGCAGGCAGGCCGTTCACGGGCCCCAGGTCTTCGATGCCATTATCCGCATCCATCCGGAAAAGGTGGTTTCTGTAGCCGGCTTCCACGCTGATCCCATAGATATAGCCATCTTCCACGTTGTAACCGATGGCGTTCATGCGGTTGCGGTTTCCGTTGGGAAAGGCAGTACCGGGGATGATGGTGGTAAATGAGGTAGAATTGGCAGGGTCGAAGCGGATCAGAGAGTCGTTGCGCACCTGGTATAATTCACTATCCGGGAGGCAGGGGAAGCTGTTGGGGCAGGAGCCAGTACCGTTGCAATCGCCGTCAAAGCAGTCGATAAGGCCATCGCCGTCATTATCCAGGCCGTCATTACAACTGGTTTCCTGCTGAGCGGATAAATAAAGGGGGAGCGTCAGGAGGAGAAATAGGATTATCTTTTTCATTTTGTTAGGTTTGTGGCCAATAAGGTTTAGCTTGTTTGGGCAGGTATTGATTACCGGGATCAAAACCAGCTCTGCTTTTCCTGCAATTTATCCCCTCTCCTGTTTGCGTTTCTCCGACACTTATTATCTGGCAGGGGCCGCCGGAAAACTGTCTCCGCCCGCCTATTATTTGGCAAAACCCTGATTTTGCTTATCTTTGGAAATGCCTCCCAAAATTACCCATGCTACTGTACATGAGGCACCTCAACGCCTATAGCCACAAAGACCCACAATCCCGATAGCCGTTGGGAAGTGCCGCCTTAGTGTTTTTGTGTCTTGGTGGCTAGAAAAAACACCATGTACAAGTGGTATGAGGATTACCAAACACCGGCCCGAACAATGATAAAACTCGCGATCATTGATGATGAGCAGGACGCCAGGTCTGTGCTTCGCGCTCTCGTCCAATCCTACTGCCCCGATGTGCAAATTGTGGGAGAAGCTCACGATGTCCCTTCCGGCGTGGGGCTGATCCGGGAGGCCGGTCCCGATATTGTATTGCTGGACATTCAGCTCGGAGGCCAAACCGGCTTTGACCTGCTAAACAAGTTTCTCAACCCCTCCTTCAGCCTCATCTTCGTCACGGCCTATGATGAATTCGCGGTCAAAGCCTTCGAATACTGCGCCCTTGATTACCTGCTCAAACCCATCGACCCCGACCGCCTGATCCTGGCTATCGGCCGGGCTGAAGCGCAGGTCAGAAAAGAACGGACGTGGGGGGCGCAGGTCAGCCAGTTTTTAAAAACCCACCAAACCGGCGTATTTGACAAGATTGCCATTCCCACCGCCGAAGGCTTTGTGTTCATCAAATTGGAAGACATCATATACCTCCAGTCAGATGTAAACTACACTAACTTCTATATGAAAGGAGATGAAAGGCTGATCGTCAGCAAAACCCTGAAAGAATTTGAGGAACTCTTGCCGGAAGAAACCTTTTGCCGCACCCATCAATCTTACCTGCTCAATATTCTTTATGTGAAGAAGATCCTGAAGGAAGACGGCGGTTATGCTTTGCTGGAAAGCGGAGAGAAAATACCTATTTCCCGCCGCAAGAAAGAAGGGCTTATGAAGAGGTTGTTCAACTAACCGCCTTGTTGAAACTTACCACAAATGGGGTATTGATATTGCGGTAAAACTTATAAAACTTTGCCCCGTAATAAAAGAGGATAAAATTATAGCTCAGCGTAGTTTTTTGTCAACTTTTTGTAAAAAAGCTTTGAAAAATATATATATTTTATATCTTTGTTACAGATTTGTTAATGCGAGGTGATAAGACGACAACCAAAACGCCTGAAAAAGGGCAAAAAAAAAGCTCCGCAACACTGCGGAGCCTCTCGCTAATAACAAATCATAATCTCATGAAATAATAAGACGACCTAATTCTTAAACAAATTATCTTTATCAAAGTTCCTTTGATGTCATTTTTGTTGGGGTTCCTTGCCAAATTTAATGGCAAGGAACCTACGGCTAATGGGATTATGATCATTGTACTTTGAGCAGGGCTTTTTTACGAGCCCTGTTTTCGAAGCACATTCCGGCTGAATAGTGGAATTCGTGATCATGTTCTTGCCCGCTCTCTAAGAACGGCTGGTTTAGCCCAGATATTTTCTTTTCGTCCTCGATTTTCAAAAATGATGGCAGCGTTTTAAGAAAGCCTCTTACGGCTTATATCGGCTTTTGGGCAATTCAGAAATCGGGACTTGGGATCAAACCCGTAAGCTTTAGCCTCCTCAACGCTGCCACCGGCGGCAAATCAAATTTATGAAGTTGGTTTGGTTCCGATACTAAATCGGTTTGTTGTTTGTAGCCTTTGGGATAGCCTCTCAATGCTCTTTCGGAACCTTTAATTTCAATCTTACCGCTTTGGTTTTGCTCCGATCTTTTTCGGAGCCTTTCCGCGCCGTAGCGCGTTTCCTTCTGATTACAATACAAATATGCAGGTCTTTATGCCTGAAAACAAAGACAAAAATAGCCTTTTGTTGATTTTTTTGGGCTTAAATTTCAACTCTTATTCAGGTTATTTTTTTATAAATTGCTCTATTTCAACACCTTATCTTGTTTCCAGATAATTGACGTTGTTGAAATTACAGCCCTATTTCAGCTACTTTGTTGCGGAAAAAAAAGTTTATTTTTTTTATTCCTACTGGAATCCTGCCATTTCGCCGTCCATTTTTCGGTAAGAACAACGGCTGCCTCTCCTCCAGAAAATTCTTTATTGTGGCGTTTTGCGTAGCTGACGGGAGTGAAAGAGCAACGACCACCCTGGGCCGGCAAATTTATTTTGCGTCGGAGAGGTACACTGAGGCCCAGGCAATAAGATGCCTTCGAACCTTCTGCTAAGGCACGACGAAAGAATAAACTGTCCATTCTGGCTTGTCCTTTTTGCGCCATGCTGCGTTGCTCATCACTCAGGTAGCTTTGGCTATCCTCATTCTTCGCGCCTTGCCTGGCACAAAAATTACTGCCCCATAATTGAACACTTTATTCTTTCCTCGTGCCTAAGGAAAACCCCAAAGGGCATATCGGCCCCTAAAAGCAAAGCGGCCGCCCTGGCAAACACCCGGAACGGCCGCTTTGGTTTTAGGGGCAAAAAAAAAGCTCCGCCGAACCGGCGGAGCCTCTTGCTAATAACAAATCATAATCTCATGAAATAATAAGACGACCTAATTCTTTATATAACGTTGTATATTTTCATTTAATTATCCACAACCCGGCTTTTTTGGTTCCCTGCCGGACAATTTAAGCAGGGAACCTCAAGCCACTTTTGGGGATTATGCTGACGCATTGCAAATTTGATGTAACAAAATTTGCCGGGTCAGCATATACTGGCCTCGCTGGTTTTTGCAAAACAAAAACCCAAGCGGGCGTCAGTATATGATCAGCGGACGACCAGCGTGCCGCCGCCAATGAGTTTTCCTTCAGATTTCAGGCTAAAGAAATAGGTTCCGGCCGGCAGGGCGTTGCGCTGCACCGTAAAGGCATTCGCTCGTTCCCGGCTGGCTTGCACCAGCCTCCCGTCGGAACTGAATAAAGTAAAGTCCAGCGGGCCGCCTGAAGGCCAGCCTTCTACTTCAACGGTTACATACTCTACAAATGGATTGGGGTAAGCATTTACTTTCAGGCCCTCCGGGGGGGCCGGGCCGCCAATGTCCGTGAGGATGATGTCGACCAGCAGGGGCAGGCTGTCCACCCCTACCTTATGGCGCACCGTATTGGTGCGTATGGGTTCGTAGTAATCGAATATAACGGTCGCTGTGTTTTCAATGACGGTTCCCACCGGGTTATCCGGCTGTTGCCCGATCTTGAATTCGGCGTATCCGTAGGAAGAGGGATTATCTCCGCTGGGGTCCTGCGGCAGTTGGATGTTGTCGAAGGTCAGCTTGATCACCCCGGTATAGTAAACTTCAAAACGATAGGGATGGCTGCTGGCGCCCGGCTGTATGGAGCCGGGGTCGAGCCCCGGGGGCAAAGTATCCCGGATCACGACCCGGGAAACCGTATCGTTGCCAATGTTTCGGAAAACAAAACGATAAGTGAGCGGCGTATTGCCGGCGATGAGGGAGTCCTGATACCCTTTGGGATGCGCGATCAGGCGCACCGCCTCCATATCGTTCACAATCTCATCGGCCTGCACCGAACGGAAAGGATCGAAATCGTTTTCCGGGAAATCGGTTACATAGCCGGTGCTGTAAGGCCCGCCGCCGGTTGCGCAGCCTTCAACCACAACGGTTGGATAGCTGTTGCCGGGATGGCCGATAGATTGCTCGGCAATGAGGCGGTAGGTGGATCCGGTAGCAGGGATTACAATGGTTGTGTCTTCTCCGGGACCGAGGTCAAACGGACTGGTGAGGAACATGACGTCATCTTCCACGATAAAGAAATCACGGGACATCAGCATGTCTCCCTGCCCTTTATTCAGGATTTGGAACCGGAGGCTGTCGTTGACACACTCGCCGTCTACATCTACGCTGGCGCCATCCCAATTGGGGTCGGGCTCCGTGCAGAGCGTATCCGGGAACAGGTGTGCCTGCACCAGGCCAGCCTGCCCCGAGGCGATGCCACTGCAGGCCATCTGTGTATTGATGATGAAAGACCCTGTCGAATTGAAACCAATTGTCTCCAGGTCAAACCGGTATACATTCCCCCCCAGGTCTGTGAAAGGGATGCCGGCGCCCAGGAAAGTAAGCTCATCATCCAAGCTGACCTCCACATAAGCGCCGGTAGCCGGGATGGTGCCGGTATTTTCGTATTCGACGGTATAGTTGACCTCGGTGCAGGGCGCCAGGAAGGGCGTCGAGATATCCACGTCAAGATACGGGCAGGCGATGTTCATATCCTTGATCGGGAAGTTGACCTGCGTCGTGTCGTAGAAATCCGTCAGGTTGAGCGGCACGCCGTTGGGGAAACAACTCTCCCAGTAGGAGTTGGCGGGAATGGCTTCCACGACATAAGCGCCGGTATCTACCCGGATGAGGTAGTTGCCGTTGGCGTCGGTGGATCCGAAGAAAGACTTGTCGGAACCAGTAGCGCGGACCAGCCAACCGGGAAAAGGCTGCTCCCCGTTGTCCAGGTCGCAGCCTTCATCCTGATCGTAAAATACTTTTCCCCTTATGTAGTTGGTATAAATATTGCCCAGCCCGTCGGTGCGGGTCAGGACAATGTCGTTGAAAAAGTTCAGCCTAAGAGCGTTGTAGCCGGTCAGCACATATCCGCCATCGCTGGTGGCGGCAATATCCGTAGCGAAGTCTGTATTTTCTATATCGCCGGTATGGGTAGCCCAGGCCTCGGTAATATCGTTTCCGGATTGGTTGTATTTGATGAGCAGGAAATCGACGTTGGAAGCATTGACTTCGGTATAACCGGCTATAACCAGGCTACCATCCTCCAGTTCGATCACAGCGTTAGCCTCGTCACCGAATCCGAACATATCCTTAGCCTTGAAAAGCATGGGGTTGCCATTGGGCCCGTATTTCCAGAGCGCCGCGTCGCTGTTGTCGCTCACGGCACCTACTATTATGATGTTGCCGTTGCGGGTAACCAGAATATCGTTGCCAACTTCGCGCTGGTCGGTGGATACGCGGTCATCCCAAATAACCCCGCCATTGCCATCCAGGCGGTAGACGATCATGTCGCGGTCGAACACCCCGTCGGGGTTGTCTTCGTTGCCGGTGATCACATATCCGTCGCCGAGCACAGCCACGGCCACGGCCATGTCATCCCCTTCCACGCCGAAGGCCTTGCGCCACTGCTCCTGGCCTTGATCATCGACCTTGAGCAGGAAGATGTCGTCATTGGCGTCCGGGTATTCAATATAGCCTACCATCAGATAGCCGCCGTCCGGGGAGGCCGTCACATCCTTGATGCGGATGCTGGTTCCCGGGGCGCCGGTATAGGTATAGCTCCACTGGTATTTGCCGCGGTCCGTGATTTTGAGCAAATAAGCTTCGAAGGGCCCCTGTACAGATTGAAAGGAAACCTCGCCGGCAATCAGGAAGCCGCCGTCGGCTGCTTGCAGCGCAGCATTTCCATATTCGGTCAGGCCAGCATCAAAGGTAGTATCCCAGACCATCGTGCCATCGACATCTGTTTTGATGACATAGATGTCGATGTCCTGGTCGGAACCATTGGGGAAGGACTCGCTAAAGCCGACGACCAGGTAACCGCGGTCGATGGTTTGAATGACGGTCAGGCCCTGGTCTTCTTTATTGCCGCCAAAAGCTTTTTCCCATCCCTGTGCCCCCACGGGGAGAGACGACACCACGAGCAGCACGGCCCAAAGAGACAGCGCCTTTATGGTGCGGACAACTGAGATCGGATAATATGCTTTTTTTAGAGTCATTAGCGAGCGATTTAGGCCGTTACCTTTTTTTCCTGATACAAAAATCATAGATTTCATAGGCAAAAACAAAGACAAAAAATGTAATTTGTTGAAAAAAAAGATTTATTTTTACTGCACAAAAAACACTAAAATTGCATTAACAAGCTAAAAAATAAATACTTACAAATAAATCTAAACACCATGCTTGTTGACATCTACTAACCACTCCCGATTATGGAAAACAGCCATTTAATAGCCATCATGCGAACATTTTCCGGCAAGGAAGCCCGCAGTTTGCGCAAGTGGTTAAACTCCCCGGCGCACAATCAACGCGAAGACGTTGTGCAGCTTTTCGAATATCTGATGGCGGGCGCTCATTTAACAGAAGAGAAATTCCTTCAAAAGGAACGGGTTTTCTCCAGGATATTTGACGGAGAACCTTACGATGACGCCAAGTTACGGCAAAGCATGCACTTTCTGCTAAAGGCCATCGAAGAATTTCTCATTTACGAGGAATTGCGCGACGATGAAGTCCGCTCCCGCATGGCCCTGTCCAGCGTTTACCGCAAGCGCAAGCTCGACAAGGCTTTTCAGAAGACCATCAATTCAGTAGAAACGCTACAGGAGAAAGCCCCCTATCGGGACGAACACTATTTGCGCAATGAATATTTGCTGCAACTGGAAAAATACACCTTCCAGGAAGGCAAAAAACGGACCGCCGAGATGAACTTGCAGGAAGTCTCCGACGCTTTGGATACTACCTTCCTCGCAGATAAGCTACGGCAAAGCTGCCTGATGATCGCTCACCAGGCCGTCTACAAAACCCGTTATAACATCGGCTTACTGGAAGAAGTATTGCAACACGTCAAACGGCCCGAATTGATGAAACACCCGGCCATCGCCATTTACTACAATGGATACATGGCCTTCACCCATGAAGGCAACACGCACTATTTTCAATCCCTTCGGCAGGAGATTCAGAACAACCTTCACCTTTTTTCCCACTCTGAAATACGGGATATCTTTCTGATGGCCATCAATTACTGCATCCGCAAGATGAATGCAGGAGAAGCAGCTTTTGTCCGGGAAGCCTTTGAACTCTACCGCAGCGGCATCGAGGAGGGCATTCTGATCGAAAACGGCATCATCTCCCGGTTCACCTTCCTGAATGCCATCAGGATCGGCCTGCGGCTCGGAGAGTTCGATTGGGTGGAGTCTTTTATCCCCGGCCACCAGGCTAACCTGCTTCCCAAATTCCGGGATACGATCGTTCACTACAGCAACGCCAAACTGCTGTTTGAAAAAAAGAACTATTCCGCCGCCATGCAGTTGCTGGTTCAGGTCGACTATGACGACATCCTGCTGACCCTCAACGCCAAATCCATGCTCCTCAAAATCTTCTACGAAAATGAAGACCTCGACCCCCTGGAATCCCTCCTGGGCAGCATGCGCAGTTACATTAACCGGAAGGAAGTCATTGGCTACCACAAAACCAACTATCAAAACATCATCCGCTACACCCGAAAACTGATCCGCATCAATCCTTATGACAATAACCAGAAGGCTAAACTCAAAACAGAAATTATGGCAGCCAACCCTCTGACGGAAAAAACCTGGCTGCTGGAGCAGTTGGAGAACCTGTAGGGTGTATCAGTATATCAGTGAGGCCGCTCCGCCAGGGCCGGCCTGCTGCAGGAGGATACGGAGCACTCCCAAAAGCGTAAACATGTATAAAAAGTGTAATGGCAGATCATTTACACTTTTACACACACCTCCTCACTCCCCCCCAACAAATCCTCAAAACATTTGAAGCTCTGCCGCGCGAACCGTAGCTTTGGCCATGAAAAGGCAACAAAATACAATGGAGGCCATTCAACTAAAAGACT
Coding sequences:
- a CDS encoding T9SS type A sorting domain-containing protein, which gives rise to MTLKKAYYPISVVRTIKALSLWAVLLVVSSLPVGAQGWEKAFGGNKEDQGLTVIQTIDRGYLVVGFSESFPNGSDQDIDIYVIKTDVDGTMVWDTTFDAGLTEYGNAALQAADGGFLIAGEVSFQSVQGPFEAYLLKITDRGKYQWSYTYTGAPGTSIRIKDVTASPDGGYLMVGYIEYPDANDDIFLLKVDDQGQEQWRKAFGVEGDDMAVAVAVLGDGYVITGNEDNPDGVFDRDMIVYRLDGNGGVIWDDRVSTDQREVGNDILVTRNGNIIIVGAVSDNSDAALWKYGPNGNPMLFKAKDMFGFGDEANAVIELEDGSLVIAGYTEVNASNVDFLLIKYNQSGNDITEAWATHTGDIENTDFATDIAATSDGGYVLTGYNALRLNFFNDIVLTRTDGLGNIYTNYIRGKVFYDQDEGCDLDNGEQPFPGWLVRATGSDKSFFGSTDANGNYLIRVDTGAYVVEAIPANSYWESCFPNGVPLNLTDFYDTTQVNFPIKDMNIACPYLDVDISTPFLAPCTEVNYTVEYENTGTIPATGAYVEVSLDDELTFLGAGIPFTDLGGNVYRFDLETIGFNSTGSFIINTQMACSGIASGQAGLVQAHLFPDTLCTEPDPNWDGASVDVDGECVNDSLRFQILNKGQGDMLMSRDFFIVEDDVMFLTSPFDLGPGEDTTIVIPATGSTYRLIAEQSIGHPGNSYPTVVVEGCATGGGPYSTGYVTDFPENDFDPFRSVQADEIVNDMEAVRLIAHPKGYQDSLIAGNTPLTYRFVFRNIGNDTVSRVVIRDTLPPGLDPGSIQPGASSHPYRFEVYYTGVIKLTFDNIQLPQDPSGDNPSSYGYAEFKIGQQPDNPVGTVIENTATVIFDYYEPIRTNTVRHKVGVDSLPLLVDIILTDIGGPAPPEGLKVNAYPNPFVEYVTVEVEGWPSGGPLDFTLFSSDGRLVQASRERANAFTVQRNALPAGTYFFSLKSEGKLIGGGTLVVR
- a CDS encoding T9SS type A sorting domain-containing protein, with translation MKKIILFLLLTLPLYLSAQQETSCNDGLDNDGDGLIDCFDGDCNGTGSCPNSFPCLPDSELYQVRNDSLIRFDPANSTSFTTIIPGTAFPNGNRNRMNAIGYNVEDGYIYGISVEAGYRNHLFRMDADNGIEDLGPVNGLPANGLPEGPFHTGDFDLSGNLYVTRSDLDVIYMIDVDQLASTIVTSYQMNGLAGCADFSYNPVDGYFYGLTPAGILNRFDVFGGAITPLSPTGYTISSCVGYGASFSDINGNLYFFCNNNGSNQTELIKIEDADLGTPHASSLSVINGTLANNDGAACALSDSLTITEPIPCLDTSVFYQVLYGNEFVEYDPLLLTHHTIYVNPYEINAIGYNTLDNYIYGIKANTNHLVRVGADGVFHDLGAVNNLPVLGNGTLSYFAGDFNANGELLVTRSSISTIYKIDVSASSPTAVPIPIASTPASFPVSDFSFFGGLSYGLDESGSLYSFDENNGFVSNLGALTPAIPCADANGTPKGYGASFADGNGGLYFFCNGSGELFKVNPLLMSSNLLQSTGLVLETNDGAACALSGGLIFPERIPCLDNSVFYQVLYGNEFVEYIPGTSSYSTIHVNPYEINAIGYNILDNYIYGIKANTNHLVKVGADGVFHDLGAVNNLPVLGNGTLSYFAGAFNANGELLVTRSSISTVYKIDVSASSLTAVPIPITSSPASFPVSDFSYSGGLFYGLDESGNLYSFDENNGAVSNMGALTPAIPCADANGAPKGYGASFADGNGGLYFFCNGSGELFKVNPFLMSSGLLQSTGVVLETNDGAACILSDSLVISSAPELMEFGGVHVYPNPTTGHLTIERPGPALGEARFRVIGLWGRTMAEGVLEGGSQHHQLDLSHLPEGIYILEIGNSRQGFFRVRIIKQGL
- a CDS encoding response regulator transcription factor, which codes for MIKLAIIDDEQDARSVLRALVQSYCPDVQIVGEAHDVPSGVGLIREAGPDIVLLDIQLGGQTGFDLLNKFLNPSFSLIFVTAYDEFAVKAFEYCALDYLLKPIDPDRLILAIGRAEAQVRKERTWGAQVSQFLKTHQTGVFDKIAIPTAEGFVFIKLEDIIYLQSDVNYTNFYMKGDERLIVSKTLKEFEELLPEETFCRTHQSYLLNILYVKKILKEDGGYALLESGEKIPISRRKKEGLMKRLFN